One Actinomadura viridis genomic region harbors:
- a CDS encoding sigma-70 family RNA polymerase sigma factor, translating to MRPAKADEGDLRELTNLAVQGDPSAIESLIKHVRPMVVRYCRARLGRVSGQYHIADDVAQEVCIAVLSALPRYRDMGRPFASFVFGIAAHKIADALRSAVRAAVPTEDLPDGPDDRPGPEETVVRHIEAQRARDLLTRLPENQRELVLLRVVAGLSAEETGNVLGMSAGAVRVAQHRALARLRAMAREESIA from the coding sequence CTGCGTCCGGCTAAAGCCGACGAAGGGGACCTCAGGGAACTGACGAACCTTGCCGTCCAGGGTGACCCCAGCGCGATCGAATCGCTCATCAAGCATGTCCGCCCGATGGTCGTGCGCTACTGCCGCGCCCGGCTCGGGAGGGTCTCGGGGCAGTACCACATCGCCGACGACGTGGCGCAGGAGGTCTGCATCGCCGTGCTGTCGGCGCTGCCCCGCTACCGCGACATGGGACGGCCGTTCGCGTCCTTCGTCTTCGGCATCGCCGCGCACAAGATCGCCGACGCGCTGCGCAGCGCCGTCCGGGCGGCCGTGCCGACCGAGGATCTCCCCGACGGGCCGGACGACCGGCCCGGCCCCGAGGAGACCGTGGTGCGCCACATCGAGGCCCAGCGCGCCCGTGACCTGCTGACCCGCCTCCCCGAGAACCAGCGCGAGCTGGTCCTGCTGCGGGTGGTGGCGGGCCTGTCCGCCGAGGAGACCGGTAATGTACTGGGCATGTCCGCGGGAGCGGTTCGGGTCGCGCAGCACCGGGCGCTGGCCCGTCTCCGGGCGATGGCCAGAGAGGAGTCGATCGCTTGA
- a CDS encoding DUF5319 domain-containing protein yields the protein MHDDAPLDPFAGDPEDPAASLGDPGEDVAPLSVAEREDVLADLADLEVFRALLEPLGVRGLTVDCGDCGKPHYIDWDLLHGNLRHLLDQGLPRVHEPALSPDPVDYVSWEYARGYVDGVIDSEEGRDTP from the coding sequence CGCCGGCGACCCGGAGGACCCGGCCGCCTCGCTCGGCGACCCGGGCGAGGACGTCGCGCCCCTGAGCGTGGCCGAGCGCGAGGACGTCCTGGCCGACCTGGCCGATCTGGAGGTCTTCCGGGCGCTGCTGGAGCCGCTGGGCGTCCGCGGGCTCACGGTCGACTGCGGCGACTGCGGGAAGCCGCACTACATCGACTGGGACCTGCTGCACGGCAATCTGCGCCACCTGCTCGACCAGGGGCTGCCGCGGGTGCACGAGCCCGCCCTCTCCCCCGACCCGGTCGACTACGTCAGCTGGGAGTACGCCCGGGGCTACGTCGACGGCGTCATCGACAGCGAAGAGGGACGCGACACTCCCTGA